GACCTCGCGCAATGCCATTCCGGTCGCGCTGGCAACTTCCGGCGCCACGCTAGCGCGGTCGTCGTGTGGCATCGTCGGGTGCCACGGCAGCATCGACAAAGGCGCGTTGCTGCGCATCAAAGGCCTGGTGACGCCGCTGCCAGTCCGAGGGCTGCTGCACGCGTACCACCTGGACGGCGGTGACCTTGTACTCCGGGCAATTGGTCGCCCAGTCGGAGTTCTCGGTCGTAATGACGTTGGCGCCCGATTCGGGAAAATGAAAGGTTGTATACACGACGCCCGGCGCGACGCGATCAGTCACGCACGCGCGCAGCACCGTATCGCCGGCACGACTGGAAATGCCACACCAGTCGCCCTCGGCAATGCCGCGATCGCAGGCGTCCTGCGGATGAATCTCCAGGCGATCCTGGTCGTGCCACACGACGTTGTCCGTGCGGCGCGTCTGCGCACCGACGTTGTACTGGCTCAGGATACGCCCCGTCGTCAGCAGCAGCGGGAACCGCGCATTCACCCGCTCGCGCGTCGGTACGTAACCGGTGAGCATGAACTTGCCCTTGCCGCGTACGAACTGGTCGACGTGCATGGTCGGTGTACCCTGCGGATGGGCCTCGTTGCACGGCCACTGCACGCTGCCGAGCCCATCGAGCAGCGCATAGCTCACACCGGCGAAGGTCGGCGTGAGCGCGGCAATCTCGTCCATGATCTGCGCCGGATGCGCGTACGCCATGGGATAGCCCATGGCCCGCGCGAGCAGTTGCGTCGCTTCCCAGTCGGCATAGCCGGCACGCGGACTCATCACGCGGCGCACGCGCGAAATACGGCGCTCTGCATTCGTGAACGTGCCATCCTTTTCCAGGAAGGACGATCCCGGCAGGAATACGTGCGCGTACTTGGCAGTCTCGTTGAGGAAGAGATCCTGCACGATCACGCATTCCATCGCCCGCAGCGCGTCCGTCACGTGCTGGGTGTTCGGATCCGACTGCGCCAGATCCTCGCCCTGGATATAGATGCCCTTGTACTCGCCCGCGAGCGCCGCCTCGAACATGTTCGGAATGCGCAGTCCGGGTTCATCGTGCAGGCTCACCTGCCAGGCGCTCTCGAAACTGGCGCGGACCGCCGCATCCGACACGTGACGGTAGCCGGGCAGTTCGTGCGGGAACGACCCCATGTCGCACGAGCCCTGTACGTTGTTCTGGCCGCGCAACGGATTCACACCGACGCCGACGCGTCCGAGATTGCCCGTGGCCATCGCCAGGTTGGCAATGGCCATGACGGCGGTCGAGCCCTGCGCATGCTCGGTGACGCCCAGGCCATAGTAGATCGCCGCGTTACGCGCGTTCGCATACAGGCGCGCCGCCGCGCGCACCGCGTCCGCCGGCACACCCGTCTCTGCTGCGAGTGATTCCGGTGACTGCGCCGGATCGGCGATGAAGTGCCGCCACTTGGCATAGGCTTCCGCCTCGCAGCGTTCCGCAACGAACGCCTCGTCGACGAGGCCCTCGCTGACGATGACATGCGCCAGGCTGTTGAGCAGCGCGACATTGGTGCCCGGCTTGAGCTTGAGGTGCTGCGCCGCCGCGATGTGCGGCGTGCGCACCAGGTCGATGCGGCGCGGGTCGACGACGATCAGCTGCGCGCCTTCGCGCAGGCGCTGTTTCAGCCGGGATCCGAAGACCGGATGCCCATCCGTCGGATTGGCGCCGATGACGAGGACGACATCCGCCTCCATCACCGAATCAAAATTCTGCGTACCGGCCGATTCGCCCAGCGTCTGCTTCAGGCCGTATCCCGTCGGGGAGTGACACACGCGTGCACAGGTATCGACATTGTTGTTGCCGAATGCGGCGCGCACCATCTTCTGCACCAGGTAGGTTTCCTCGTTGGTACAGCGCGACGAGGTGATGCCGCCGATGGCGAATCGCCCATAGGTGGATTGAATGCGCTTGAGTTCCGACGCCGCATAGGCAATGGCCTCGTCCCAGCTGACGGCGCGCCAGGGATCGTTGATCGACGCCCGGACCATCGGCTGGGTGATGCGGTCCGGATGCGTCGCATAGCCCAGCGCAAAGCGGCCCTTCACGCAGGCGTGGCCGCGGTTGGCGGCACCGTTGCTGTCGGGAACCATGCGCAGCAGCGTCTCGCCGTGCATCTCGGCCCGGAACGAGCAACCGACACCGCAGTACGCGCAGGTGGTGACCACACTGCGCTCCGGCCGCGGCGCGCCAATAAGGGATTTCTCCACCAGGGCCGTCGTCGGGCACGCCTGCACGCAGGCGCCGCAGGAAACGCATTCGGAACCGA
This genomic stretch from Tahibacter amnicola harbors:
- the fdhF gene encoding formate dehydrogenase subunit alpha; translated protein: MRAYGEIDRGTPDTGSTRTITLDIDGVSVSVPEGTSVMRAAALADTAIPRLCATDSLDAFGSCRLCLVEIEGRKGYPASCTTPVAAGMRVRTQSERLTQLRRNVMELYVSDHPLDCPTCPSNGRCEMQDMAAAVGLEENRYGSSGASHAAAPVDASNPYFRFDPSQCIVCSRCVRACDEVQGTFALSIAERGFASRVSAGIDEGFLGSECVSCGACVQACPTTALVEKSLIGAPRPERSVVTTCAYCGVGCSFRAEMHGETLLRMVPDSNGAANRGHACVKGRFALGYATHPDRITQPMVRASINDPWRAVSWDEAIAYAASELKRIQSTYGRFAIGGITSSRCTNEETYLVQKMVRAAFGNNNVDTCARVCHSPTGYGLKQTLGESAGTQNFDSVMEADVVLVIGANPTDGHPVFGSRLKQRLREGAQLIVVDPRRIDLVRTPHIAAAQHLKLKPGTNVALLNSLAHVIVSEGLVDEAFVAERCEAEAYAKWRHFIADPAQSPESLAAETGVPADAVRAAARLYANARNAAIYYGLGVTEHAQGSTAVMAIANLAMATGNLGRVGVGVNPLRGQNNVQGSCDMGSFPHELPGYRHVSDAAVRASFESAWQVSLHDEPGLRIPNMFEAALAGEYKGIYIQGEDLAQSDPNTQHVTDALRAMECVIVQDLFLNETAKYAHVFLPGSSFLEKDGTFTNAERRISRVRRVMSPRAGYADWEATQLLARAMGYPMAYAHPAQIMDEIAALTPTFAGVSYALLDGLGSVQWPCNEAHPQGTPTMHVDQFVRGKGKFMLTGYVPTRERVNARFPLLLTTGRILSQYNVGAQTRRTDNVVWHDQDRLEIHPQDACDRGIAEGDWCGISSRAGDTVLRACVTDRVAPGVVYTTFHFPESGANVITTENSDWATNCPEYKVTAVQVVRVQQPSDWQRRHQAFDAQQRAFVDAAVAPDDATRRPR